From the Pseudomonadota bacterium genome, the window AGGGAAAACTATTGATTGGGTAAGAGATGCCTGTAGTTGATGATAAACGTACTATCCACGTACGAAAAGCTCCAGACCTTACTCAAAAGAAACTAAGAGAAAAAGGTCTGTCCCCGGTTCTCGCCCGTGTCCTTGCGGCCAGAGGCATCAAAGAGGCCGACGAGTTAGACGATACGCTCTCAAACTTAATTCCATACGACAATCTAAAAAATTGTCGAAAAGCAGCACAACTATTAGCAGACGCCATCAATAACAAAGAAAAAATCCTAATTGTTGCCGACTACGATGCCGACGGCGCTACAGCAGCGGCCATAGCCATCCTCTTTCTGCGTGATGCGGGTGTAACTGTTGATTATTTCGTACCCAATCGCATTGAACACGGATATGGTCTAACCCCTGAAATTGTAGACATTGTGGCTGCAAAAAATATCGACCTAATCATCACTGTGGACAATGGAATCGCGAGCATCAGCGGCGTAGCCAGAGCTCATGAGTTTGGCATTAAAGTATTGATTACAGACCATCACCTGCCAGGATCAGAGTTGCCGAAAGCCGCGTGCATTGTCAACCCCAACCAACCTGGCGATGATTTTGAAAGTAAGTCAATCGCTGGCGTAGGGGTTATGTTCTACGTATTAATTGCACTGAGAAGCGAATTAAGGGATCGCGGTCACTTCAAAGCGATAGATTCAGAGCCGAATTTAGCCGATCTTCTGGATCTCGTTGCATTAGGCACAGTCGCTGATGTCGTTCCACTGGACCGTAATAATCGAATTCTTGTCGCTCAAGGCTTACGTCGCATACGCTCGGGAAAAATAAATCTGGGAATTAAAGCACTATTACGCGTAGCCAAGAAAGATTCATCCCTTGCTCGCGCATCCGACTTTGGATTTGCAGTAGGCCCTCGACTTAACGCCGCAGGGCGACTAACTGATATGAGACTAGGGATTGAGTGCTTAATCTCCAACAATCCTGACATCGCCATGGGCTTGGCCGAAGAATTAGATCGACTCAATGTCGAACGACGACACATTGAAGACGGGATGAAAGATCAAGCATTAAAAATTTTAGATAGCATCGACACTAAAATCGATGCCGGAGTGACGCTTTTTGATCCGAATTGGCATTCGGGGGTTGTTGGAATTCTGGCGTCACGCATGAAAGAAAAACTCAACCGACCGGTTATCGTTTTTGCCCTTGAGAAAAATGGAGACCTTAAAGGATCTGGCAGATCAATACAGGGCATCCACCTCCGTGATGTCCTTGACGTCCTAACTAAAATAGATCCAAATATTATCGATAAGTTTGGCGGACACGCAATGGCTGCCGGACTGACAATTAAGAAAACTCAACTTGAACGGTTCTCAGAATTATTTAATGATGTTATCACTGCCGAATTAAAAAAAAATGTCATCGACAATTCGATATATATCGATGGGCCACTCGAGGAATCCGATGCCGCTTCTACCCTCGCACAAGAAATAAGGATGCTAGTCTGGGGCCAAGGTTTTCCCGAACCTTCATTTAAAAATGAGCTATACGTTAGAACACATCAACTATTGAATGAAACACATACGAAGCTGCAAGTTTCTTTCTCGCCAAAGGGGGTTTCAATGGATGCCATTCGATTTAACTTTAATGACGCCGTCCCGGATATCATTGATTGCGTATATCGACTAGACGTAAATGATTTCTTCGACCATAAGCCTGTGCAGTTAATCATAGAAACCTGGTAAAACTCACACCATAGCGTACTAACGCCAAACCTGTAGGCTAGCTATCAAGTTGTAATCTCATTAAGGCCAAATAAGACACACAAGACAAAATATTTTTTGCAACGAATCCGGTAAAATAACCCATTACTTACTTTATATATCGAGGCACACTACTGACGCTATGGAATCCGAATACATAAACGCGATACAAGAAAAAATACGGGATTTAGTCGATCGTACCTCGCAACTTCGGGGGTACCTTTGACTACGATGTCAAATGTGATCGTCTCGGTGAAGTAGCCCGTCTATTAGAAGATCCAGAAATCTGGCAAAACCCAGAAAATGCCCGAGAAATTGGTAAGGAGAAAAAATCACTTGAGGCCGTTGTGACGGTTTTATCATCGAATATGGCACAAGTGAAAGATATGGCGGAACTCCTCTTCCTTGCTGTCCAAGAGGACGACCAAGAAACTCTTGAATCAATCGAGCTCGACTTATCTCAAGCGGAAATTAAAATCGCTGAACTCGAATTTCGACGCATGTTTTCAAATGCAATTGATAAGAATGGATGCTTTCTTGACATTCAGTCAGGTGCCGGTGGAACAGAGAGTCAAGACTGGGCAGCGATGCTCTTACGCATGTATTCTCGATACACAGATATTAAATCCTTTAGCGCAGAAATTTTAGAGGAATCTCCAGGTGAAGTTGCAGGAATTAAGAGTGCCGTATTGAAAATTTCAGGTGAATACGCCTACGGGACACTACGAACCGAAACCGGAATTCACCGATTGGTTAGAAAATCACCATTCGACTCGAATGCTAAAAGGCATACGTCATTCGCAAGCGTTTTTGTGTACCCCGAGGTCGATGACTCGATTGAAGTGGAGATAAATCCGACAGAACTCAGGATCGATACCTATAGAGCCAGTGGTGCCGGAGGACAGCACGTTAACCGAACGGATTCGGCAGTGCGTATTACTCACATTCCAACAAACACCGTCGTACAGTGCCAAAACGATAGATCTCAGCATAAAAATAAAGCGGAAGCAATGTCCATGCTCAAATCAAAGCTCTACGAACTGGAACTTCGCAAGCGGCAATCGGAACAACAAAAACTTGAAGATTCAAAATCGGACATTGGGTGGGGTCACCAAATACGATCTTACGTACTCGACCAATCTCGGATAAAAGATTTACGTACTAATGTTGAAACAGGTAATACGCAAGCTGTATTAGACGGCAACCTAGACATATTCATTCAAGCAAGCCTTAAACAAGGTCTCTAACCAAAAGGGAATTTTATGTCCGAAACCAAAAATTCACCTCAAACAATTGCGATCGATACCAATCAGATCATCAAAGAACGTCGCGCTAAGCTGACTAAGCTTCGAGAATCTGGGAATGCATTCCCAAACGATTTTGAACGAAAAGATCTAGCTCAAGAGATACATGACAGGTATTGCGAACTTGACAAAGAACGCCTTGAAGAAATACAGGCGAGTGCGACTGTTGCTGGAAGAATCATGTTGAAA encodes:
- the prfB gene encoding peptide chain release factor 2 (programmed frameshift) gives rise to the protein MESEYINAIQEKIRDLVDRTSQLRGYLDYDVKCDRLGEVARLLEDPEIWQNPENAREIGKEKKSLEAVVTVLSSNMAQVKDMAELLFLAVQEDDQETLESIELDLSQAEIKIAELEFRRMFSNAIDKNGCFLDIQSGAGGTESQDWAAMLLRMYSRYTDIKSFSAEILEESPGEVAGIKSAVLKISGEYAYGTLRTETGIHRLVRKSPFDSNAKRHTSFASVFVYPEVDDSIEVEINPTELRIDTYRASGAGGQHVNRTDSAVRITHIPTNTVVQCQNDRSQHKNKAEAMSMLKSKLYELELRKRQSEQQKLEDSKSDIGWGHQIRSYVLDQSRIKDLRTNVETGNTQAVLDGNLDIFIQASLKQGL
- the recJ gene encoding single-stranded-DNA-specific exonuclease RecJ: MPVVDDKRTIHVRKAPDLTQKKLREKGLSPVLARVLAARGIKEADELDDTLSNLIPYDNLKNCRKAAQLLADAINNKEKILIVADYDADGATAAAIAILFLRDAGVTVDYFVPNRIEHGYGLTPEIVDIVAAKNIDLIITVDNGIASISGVARAHEFGIKVLITDHHLPGSELPKAACIVNPNQPGDDFESKSIAGVGVMFYVLIALRSELRDRGHFKAIDSEPNLADLLDLVALGTVADVVPLDRNNRILVAQGLRRIRSGKINLGIKALLRVAKKDSSLARASDFGFAVGPRLNAAGRLTDMRLGIECLISNNPDIAMGLAEELDRLNVERRHIEDGMKDQALKILDSIDTKIDAGVTLFDPNWHSGVVGILASRMKEKLNRPVIVFALEKNGDLKGSGRSIQGIHLRDVLDVLTKIDPNIIDKFGGHAMAAGLTIKKTQLERFSELFNDVITAELKKNVIDNSIYIDGPLEESDAASTLAQEIRMLVWGQGFPEPSFKNELYVRTHQLLNETHTKLQVSFSPKGVSMDAIRFNFNDAVPDIIDCVYRLDVNDFFDHKPVQLIIETW